One segment of Streptomyces sp. YIM 121038 DNA contains the following:
- a CDS encoding PRC-barrel domain-containing protein, whose product MQTDIDPRNLIGRKAFDRDGTKIGTVDEIYLDDATGAPEWAAIRTGLFSRDAFVPLEPSELVQDGTLRVPFERALIKDAPDFGVGRHLSPEQELQLYRHYGLDVTPPPPPDHDFGRRADRVNRADGVDGADGAGGVEGAGA is encoded by the coding sequence GTGCAGACAGATATCGATCCCCGCAATCTGATCGGCCGCAAGGCGTTCGACCGCGACGGAACCAAGATCGGCACGGTCGACGAGATCTATCTCGACGACGCCACGGGCGCCCCGGAGTGGGCGGCCATACGCACCGGTCTGTTCAGCCGTGACGCGTTCGTCCCGCTGGAGCCCAGCGAGCTGGTCCAGGACGGCACCCTGCGCGTGCCCTTCGAGCGCGCCCTGATCAAGGACGCCCCCGACTTCGGCGTGGGCCGCCACCTCTCCCCCGAGCAGGAGCTCCAGCTCTACCGCCACTACGGCCTGGACGTGACGCCACCGCCCCCGCCGGACCACGACTTCGGCCGCCGGGCGGACCGGGTGAACCGAGCGGACGGGGTGGATGGGGCGGATGGGGCGGGCGGCGTGGAGGGGGCGGGCGCCTGA